The following are from one region of the Juglans regia cultivar Chandler chromosome 10, Walnut 2.0, whole genome shotgun sequence genome:
- the LOC109001834 gene encoding NAC domain-containing protein 83-like codes for MQEKPKQYCAMINNINNGSGITVLPIGYRFHPTDEELVFHYLKRKVFAIPLPVSVIPEFDVFQTDPWGLPGDLKEKRYFFSTRSKRISTALDNNYCKRAAGTTSGYWKPVGKSKQILASESNVRAIGIRRTLIFCERKRSYGAQTRWVMHEYRLVNTETSPCSTQVSMMVMEDWVVYLVFQRKKRPEKQGVMISQPSNSKKIRRLEVRPTTMNYMGEVSSDLGPDPQPSSSCKSEITEVSSIIGLDQEETSTHIRFSPCS; via the exons ATGCAGGAGAAACCAAAGCAGTACTGTGccatgataaataatattaataatggatCTGGGATCACAGTACTGCCTATCGGGTACCGGTTCCATCCCACCGACGAAGAGCTTGTCTTTCACTACTTGAAGCGCAAGGTCTTCGCTATCCCATTACCAGTTTCAGTCATTCCCGAGTTCGATGTATTCCAGACTGATCCTTGGGGCTTGCCAG GTGACTTAAAGGAAAAGAGGTACTTCTTTAGCACTAGATCAAAGAGGATAAGTACCGCCCTTGACAATAACTACTGCAAGAGAGCTGCTGGTACTACTTCCGGTTACTGGAAGCCTGTTGGCAAATCTAAGCAAATATTAGCATCTGAGAGCAACGTCCGAGCGATTGGGATAAGGAGAACTCTGATTTTCTGCGAAAGGAAGCGTTCTTATGGAGCTCAAACGAGATGGGTCATGCACGAATATCGTCTTGTGAACACTGAAACAAGCCCCTGCTCCACCCag GTGTCTATGATGGTAATGGAAGATTGGGTTGTCTATCTTGTattccaaagaaagaaaagaccTGAAAAACAAGGAGTTATGATTTCTCAGCCCTCTAACAGCAAGAAAATTCGGAGACTGGAAGTTAGGCCAACTACAATGAATTACATGGGGGAAGTCAGCTCTGATTTAGGTCCTGATCCTCAGCCTTCTTCTTCATGTAAGAGTGAAATCACTGAGGTCTCCTCTATTATTGGCTTAGATCAAGAAGAAACAAGTACCCACATTAGGTTTTCCCCATGTTCATGA